A genomic segment from Thermotoga neapolitana DSM 4359 encodes:
- a CDS encoding GerMN domain-containing protein yields the protein MKRYASFIILLVTVAVFSTELKICYLSEDLLPVVKVIEAKENPVLEIFEALSSPPSGLKSFVPQDVLRAYFFVGDYLILDLYSERLKGMDFEAERYFLHQMLYTVFLNVKG from the coding sequence ATGAAAAGATACGCTTCTTTTATAATCCTTCTGGTGACAGTTGCTGTCTTTTCAACGGAGTTGAAGATATGCTATCTGAGCGAAGACCTTTTGCCTGTTGTCAAGGTGATAGAGGCAAAGGAAAATCCTGTCCTTGAGATCTTCGAGGCGCTCTCATCCCCTCCTTCGGGGTTGAAGAGTTTTGTGCCTCAGGATGTGCTCAGGGCCTACTTCTTCGTTGGAGACTATTTGATTCTTGACCTCTACAGTGAAAGGCTGAAGGGAATGGATTTTGAAGCGGAAAGATACTTTCTACACCAGATGCTCTACACGGTCTTTTTGAACGTGAAGGGGTGA
- a CDS encoding tRNA (adenine-N1)-methyltransferase, with protein MADTLKPGDRVLLLFEDGSEFLIDLEKDKKMHTHLGVIDLNEVLEKETGDIIRTSSGKKGYILKPRLIDEIMNMKRRTQIVYPKDSSFIVMMLDVKEGDRVIDTGVGSGAMCAVLARAAGSSGKVFAYERREEFAKLAQSNLTKWGLVERVTIKVRDISEGFDEKDVDALFLDVPDPWNYLDRCWEALKGGGRFATVCPTTNQVQETLKRLYELPFVKVEVWESLFRPYKPVPERLRPVDRMVAHTTYMIFATKVCRKEEI; from the coding sequence GTGGCCGATACACTGAAACCAGGAGACAGAGTGCTTCTTTTGTTCGAGGACGGGAGTGAATTTCTGATCGATCTGGAAAAAGACAAAAAAATGCATACACACCTTGGTGTGATCGATCTCAACGAGGTCCTTGAAAAAGAAACCGGGGACATCATAAGAACGTCATCTGGAAAAAAGGGCTACATCCTGAAACCCCGGCTGATCGATGAAATCATGAACATGAAACGAAGAACTCAGATTGTCTATCCAAAGGATTCTTCCTTCATCGTTATGATGCTCGATGTGAAGGAAGGTGACAGGGTCATCGATACAGGTGTGGGAAGTGGGGCGATGTGTGCAGTTCTCGCACGGGCCGCTGGAAGCTCTGGAAAGGTCTTCGCCTACGAAAGAAGAGAAGAGTTCGCAAAACTTGCACAGAGCAACCTGACGAAGTGGGGACTGGTTGAAAGAGTTACAATAAAGGTGAGGGATATATCCGAAGGGTTCGACGAGAAAGATGTGGATGCGCTGTTTCTGGACGTGCCCGATCCCTGGAACTACCTGGATCGATGCTGGGAAGCCCTGAAAGGTGGTGGAAGGTTCGCAACCGTCTGTCCAACTACGAATCAAGTTCAAGAGACACTGAAGAGATTATACGAACTTCCCTTCGTGAAGGTGGAGGTATGGGAAAGTCTCTTCAGACCTTACAAGCCCGTTCCAGAGAGACTGAGACCGGTGGATAGAATGGTTGCTCACACAACTTACATGATATTCGCCACAAAAGTCTGTAGAAAGGAGGAAATATGA
- a CDS encoding S41 family peptidase, protein MKLNQLSRFVIISVLVLVLTLILGGSSRTDLTIEEVNKALEPFFDSLSYILNYYYEADKLDINKLIDHAIDGLVKGTGDDFSYYQDPETYRENQIEMKGEYGGLGIEVTYDTEHSAIKVVAPMYGTPAWRAGLKAGDLIITIDGTPVSKMTYMEAVNNLRGEPGTSVTIEVLRDGEKLTFTIVREKIEIKMVLYSFIETEKGRIGYVRITRFGEKADSDMKNALDKIFEKGVKGLIIDVRDNPGGYLDVALKIVSMFVDKGVILKVRNGFGEEDVYESYGNNYPNVPIVVLANEGSASASEILTGALKDLGIATVVGRKTFGKGSVQTGFPLSNGGVLFLTTAHYLTPSGKDIHRIGIEPDVVVEEEVEEELHAETREQIEIDPEKDPFIKKGLEVLLEKIK, encoded by the coding sequence ATGAAACTCAATCAACTCTCCAGGTTTGTCATCATCAGCGTTCTGGTGCTGGTTTTAACTCTCATCCTCGGTGGTTCATCAAGGACAGACCTCACCATAGAAGAAGTGAACAAGGCGCTGGAGCCGTTCTTCGATTCTCTCTCTTACATACTGAATTACTACTACGAGGCAGACAAACTGGACATCAACAAGCTCATAGATCATGCCATAGATGGACTTGTGAAGGGAACAGGGGATGACTTTTCCTACTATCAGGATCCAGAAACCTACCGTGAAAACCAGATAGAAATGAAGGGAGAGTACGGCGGTCTTGGAATAGAAGTGACTTACGATACAGAACACAGTGCCATAAAGGTGGTAGCACCCATGTATGGAACACCGGCATGGCGAGCTGGATTGAAGGCGGGAGATCTCATCATAACAATAGACGGAACACCGGTCTCCAAGATGACGTACATGGAGGCGGTGAACAATCTGAGAGGTGAGCCGGGAACGTCTGTGACGATAGAGGTTTTGAGAGATGGAGAAAAACTCACTTTCACCATCGTCAGAGAAAAGATAGAGATAAAGATGGTACTCTACTCGTTCATAGAGACGGAGAAGGGAAGAATCGGATACGTGAGAATAACCCGATTCGGTGAGAAGGCCGACTCGGATATGAAGAACGCGCTGGACAAGATCTTCGAAAAGGGTGTCAAGGGATTGATCATCGACGTGAGGGACAACCCTGGAGGATACCTCGATGTTGCGCTGAAGATCGTCAGTATGTTCGTCGACAAGGGCGTGATCCTGAAGGTGAGAAACGGCTTTGGAGAAGAGGACGTTTACGAGTCTTACGGAAACAACTATCCAAACGTTCCGATAGTCGTTCTGGCGAACGAAGGCTCGGCCTCTGCATCCGAGATCCTAACGGGTGCGCTGAAAGATCTTGGTATCGCCACCGTGGTCGGCAGAAAAACCTTCGGCAAAGGTTCTGTCCAGACAGGATTTCCTCTGAGCAACGGCGGAGTACTCTTTTTGACCACGGCACACTATCTCACACCTTCAGGAAAGGACATACACAGAATAGGCATAGAACCAGACGTTGTGGTTGAAGAAGAGGTGGAAGAAGAACTGCACGCAGAGACAAGAGAACAGATAGAGATAGACCCGGAAAAGGATCCGTTCATAAAGAAAGGTCTGGAAGTTCTGCTCGAGAAGATAAAATGA
- a CDS encoding glycosyltransferase family 4 protein, with the protein MNIGMFSDTYAPQVNGVATSIRLYKKKLTERGHRVFVVAPSAPENEKDVLVVKSIPFPSERQHRISIASTRKILDFVRKEEIQVVHSHSPFFMGFKALKVQEELKLPHVHTYHTLLPEYRHYIPKPFTPSKRMVEHFSAWFCNLVNVVIAPTEDIKAELESYGVKRPIRVLPTGIEVERFESAEAGDLRKKLGLEGKKVLLYVGRIAKEKNVDFLLRIFEKLNSPDLFFVMVGDGPERKEVEEIAKEKKLNLIVTGYVDHEEIPEYYKLGDVFVFASKTETQGLVLLEALASGLPVVALKWKGVKDVLKGCEGAILLDEENEEVFAKTLREILTNTRLKNELSRKGREFVKREWSVERFVGKLEEIYMEAIEEGPLEINASLMIKEFVKFEKLKNFFSKLEERIWR; encoded by the coding sequence ATGAACATCGGGATGTTCAGCGATACTTACGCACCTCAGGTGAACGGAGTGGCAACGTCCATAAGACTTTACAAGAAAAAGCTCACAGAGCGGGGACACAGGGTGTTTGTGGTTGCACCCTCTGCACCGGAAAATGAAAAAGATGTCCTTGTAGTGAAAAGCATCCCCTTTCCCTCAGAAAGACAGCACAGGATTTCCATTGCCTCAACCAGAAAGATTCTGGATTTTGTGAGAAAAGAAGAAATTCAGGTGGTGCACAGTCATTCACCTTTTTTCATGGGATTCAAAGCGCTCAAGGTTCAGGAGGAACTGAAACTTCCGCATGTTCACACGTACCACACACTCCTTCCTGAGTACAGGCACTACATCCCCAAGCCTTTCACACCCTCGAAAAGGATGGTTGAACACTTCAGTGCGTGGTTCTGCAATCTGGTGAACGTGGTGATTGCACCGACAGAGGACATAAAGGCAGAACTGGAAAGTTACGGGGTGAAGAGGCCCATCAGGGTCCTTCCAACGGGGATAGAGGTCGAAAGGTTCGAATCGGCTGAGGCTGGAGATCTCAGGAAAAAACTGGGACTGGAAGGAAAAAAGGTGCTGCTGTACGTCGGAAGGATAGCGAAGGAAAAGAACGTGGATTTCCTTCTGAGAATCTTCGAGAAATTGAACTCCCCGGATCTGTTTTTCGTGATGGTGGGGGATGGTCCCGAGAGAAAAGAGGTCGAAGAGATCGCAAAAGAAAAAAAACTGAACCTCATCGTGACCGGATACGTTGACCACGAGGAAATACCAGAGTATTACAAACTGGGAGATGTCTTTGTGTTTGCTTCGAAGACGGAAACACAGGGGCTGGTGCTTCTGGAGGCCCTGGCTTCCGGCCTTCCGGTTGTGGCCTTGAAGTGGAAGGGTGTGAAAGATGTCCTCAAGGGTTGCGAGGGAGCGATACTTCTGGACGAAGAGAATGAAGAAGTCTTTGCTAAAACCCTGAGAGAGATCCTCACGAACACCCGCCTCAAAAACGAACTTTCCAGAAAAGGAAGAGAGTTCGTGAAAAGAGAATGGTCTGTGGAGCGCTTTGTAGGAAAACTGGAGGAGATATACATGGAGGCGATAGAAGAGGGACCTCTTGAGATCAACGCCTCCCTTATGATAAAGGAATTTGTGAAGTTCGAGAAGTTGAAAAACTTCTTCTCCAAACTGGAAGAGAGGATCTGGAGGTGA
- a CDS encoding metallophosphoesterase family protein, with product MTYAVGDIHGCFFALKALLEKLPLGKEDELVFLGDYVDRGPNSKEVVEFLMELSKHHRCIFLRGNHEEMLLNCVKNHSGCDLWYFNGARSTVESFGGIDEIRKYLDFFESTVYYYEKGNFVFVHGGVKPGIPLEEQDPFDLVWIREEFIYSENPLPGKTVVFGHTPLEKPYVSSDKIGIDTGCVYGGKLTAFRVEDRTFFQVECIGRRW from the coding sequence ATGACGTACGCTGTGGGCGACATACATGGTTGCTTCTTCGCTTTAAAGGCCCTCCTTGAAAAACTCCCACTGGGAAAGGAAGACGAACTCGTTTTCCTCGGAGACTACGTGGACAGAGGACCGAACTCGAAAGAAGTGGTGGAATTCTTGATGGAACTTTCCAAACACCACAGATGTATCTTTTTGAGGGGAAATCATGAGGAGATGCTCCTGAACTGTGTGAAAAATCACTCCGGATGCGATCTATGGTATTTCAACGGAGCAAGAAGCACGGTGGAAAGTTTTGGAGGCATTGATGAGATCAGAAAGTACCTGGATTTTTTCGAAAGCACCGTTTACTATTACGAAAAGGGAAATTTCGTATTCGTCCACGGTGGTGTGAAGCCGGGAATTCCTCTTGAGGAGCAGGATCCTTTCGATCTTGTGTGGATAAGGGAAGAGTTCATCTACAGCGAAAACCCCCTCCCCGGGAAAACGGTGGTGTTCGGCCATACTCCCCTTGAGAAGCCTTACGTTTCGTCGGATAAAATAGGTATAGACACAGGATGCGTCTATGGAGGAAAACTCACAGCCTTCAGGGTAGAGGACAGAACGTTCTTTCAGGTGGAATGCATAGGCAGGAGATGGTAG
- the coaD gene encoding pantetheine-phosphate adenylyltransferase yields the protein MVAVYPGSFDPITLGHVDIIKRALSIFDELVVLITENPRKRCLFSLEERRKLVESALKNVDRVRIDVHRGLLVNYLKEHGIKVLVRGLRAVTDYEYELQMALANKKLYGELETVFLTASEEFSFVSSSLVKEVAMYGGDVTEWVTPEVARALYEKLKEGKR from the coding sequence ATGGTAGCCGTGTATCCCGGTTCCTTCGATCCCATAACACTGGGGCATGTGGACATAATAAAGAGGGCACTGAGCATATTCGACGAACTGGTGGTTCTCATAACCGAAAACCCGCGAAAGAGATGCCTCTTCAGTCTTGAGGAGAGAAGAAAACTTGTAGAATCCGCATTGAAAAACGTGGACAGGGTGAGAATAGACGTTCACAGAGGTTTGCTCGTGAATTATTTGAAGGAACATGGTATAAAAGTTCTGGTGAGGGGCCTCAGGGCTGTGACAGATTACGAGTACGAACTTCAGATGGCCCTTGCCAACAAGAAACTGTACGGTGAACTGGAAACGGTTTTTCTGACGGCGAGTGAAGAGTTCTCCTTCGTTTCATCGAGCCTTGTTAAAGAAGTGGCCATGTACGGAGGCGATGTGACGGAGTGGGTAACCCCCGAAGTCGCCAGGGCACTGTACGAAAAATTGAAGGAGGGAAAGCGATGA
- the thrS gene encoding threonine--tRNA ligase, translated as MKIKVVLPDGSEREYEKGTKPMEIAREVGIKKVIGAVVDEELWDLKRPLERDCRIRFVTLEDPEAPEFYRHTMAHILAQAVMRLYGKENVKLGIGPTIENGFYYDFDIRNGKLTEEDLPRIEQEMKKIIKENLPIEREEISKDEAKEIFKDQPYKLELIEEIEGDTVTIYRQGEFVDLCRGPHLPSTGVVKHFKLLSVSGAYWRGSEKNPMLTRVYGTAFAKKEDLENYLKFLEEAQKRDHRKLGPQLELFMLNTDYAPGMPFFLPRGVIVLNELMNFSRELHRERGYQEIFTPLIMNEQLWRISGHWDHYAENMYFIEKGEERYAVKPMNCPGHILVYKSRAVSYRDLPLRFFEFGRVHRYERSGVLHGLMRVRSFTQDDAHIFCTPDQIEDEILGVLELINTIYSQFGFTYRVELSTMPEDHMGDEAIWEKATNALKKALDRAGLPYRVNEGEGAFYGPKIDFHIKDSLGREWQCATIQLDFMMPEKFNVTYIGPDNREHTAVMIHRAIYGSLERFFGILIEHFAGAFPTWIAPVQVAVIPISDKHSEGAKKVATMLSREGFRVFLDDRRETLGYRIRQAQIQKIPYMVVLGDRELESGKLSVRTRSGKEIKDVEMDHFIDTLKKEVRDRKLELTLEG; from the coding sequence ATGAAGATAAAAGTGGTCCTTCCGGATGGAAGTGAAAGGGAATACGAAAAGGGAACAAAACCGATGGAAATCGCTCGGGAAGTCGGTATCAAAAAGGTGATAGGTGCTGTCGTGGACGAAGAACTCTGGGATCTCAAAAGGCCCCTGGAGAGGGATTGCAGAATACGTTTTGTAACACTCGAAGACCCCGAAGCACCCGAGTTCTACAGACACACGATGGCACACATCCTCGCCCAGGCCGTCATGAGACTGTACGGAAAAGAAAACGTGAAACTGGGCATAGGTCCCACCATAGAGAACGGTTTCTACTACGACTTCGACATCAGAAACGGAAAGCTCACAGAGGAAGATCTTCCAAGGATAGAACAGGAGATGAAAAAGATAATCAAGGAAAATCTTCCCATAGAGAGAGAAGAGATCAGCAAAGACGAGGCAAAAGAAATCTTCAAAGATCAGCCGTACAAGTTAGAACTGATAGAGGAAATAGAAGGAGACACGGTGACGATCTATCGTCAAGGAGAATTCGTGGACCTGTGTAGAGGACCACATCTTCCTTCGACCGGTGTTGTGAAACACTTCAAGTTGCTTTCGGTGTCCGGAGCTTACTGGAGAGGCAGTGAGAAAAACCCCATGCTCACAAGGGTTTATGGAACCGCTTTTGCGAAAAAAGAAGATCTCGAAAATTATCTGAAGTTCCTCGAAGAGGCCCAGAAAAGAGATCACAGAAAACTGGGACCTCAGCTGGAGCTCTTCATGCTGAACACCGACTACGCTCCCGGAATGCCGTTCTTCCTCCCCAGGGGAGTCATCGTGCTCAACGAACTGATGAACTTTTCAAGGGAACTGCACCGGGAGAGGGGTTACCAGGAGATATTCACCCCGCTCATAATGAATGAACAACTCTGGAGAATCTCAGGACACTGGGATCACTACGCCGAGAACATGTATTTCATTGAAAAAGGTGAGGAAAGGTACGCTGTAAAGCCCATGAACTGTCCCGGACACATCCTCGTGTACAAAAGCAGAGCCGTGTCCTACAGGGATCTTCCTCTGAGATTCTTCGAGTTTGGCCGGGTGCACAGATACGAAAGGAGCGGGGTTCTCCATGGCCTCATGAGGGTGAGATCCTTCACTCAGGATGACGCACACATATTCTGCACACCGGATCAGATCGAAGACGAGATACTCGGTGTTCTGGAACTGATAAACACCATATACAGCCAGTTCGGTTTCACCTACAGGGTCGAACTCAGTACGATGCCAGAAGACCACATGGGCGATGAGGCGATCTGGGAAAAAGCTACGAACGCATTGAAAAAAGCATTGGACAGAGCTGGCCTTCCCTACAGGGTGAACGAGGGAGAGGGTGCTTTCTACGGTCCAAAGATAGACTTTCACATAAAGGACTCTCTGGGAAGAGAATGGCAGTGCGCAACAATACAACTTGATTTCATGATGCCAGAAAAGTTCAACGTAACGTACATCGGACCCGACAACAGAGAACATACAGCGGTGATGATACACAGGGCGATATACGGCTCTTTAGAGAGATTCTTTGGGATCCTCATAGAGCATTTCGCAGGAGCGTTTCCGACCTGGATTGCACCGGTCCAGGTGGCGGTGATTCCGATTTCGGACAAACACAGCGAAGGAGCAAAGAAAGTAGCAACGATGCTTTCCAGGGAGGGATTCAGGGTCTTCCTGGACGACCGAAGAGAAACGCTGGGATACCGAATAAGACAGGCACAGATTCAGAAGATACCCTACATGGTCGTGCTGGGAGACAGAGAGCTGGAAAGCGGAAAACTCTCTGTGAGAACACGCTCAGGAAAAGAGATAAAGGACGTGGAAATGGATCATTTCATAGACACGCTGAAAAAAGAAGTGAGGGATAGAAAGCTGGAGCTCACACTGGAGGGATGA
- a CDS encoding HD-GYP domain-containing protein produces the protein MKCFFEEEDFEKIVEKIDRLYTRVDDLEESDIAFLKKKIPFSGVSVVREKDGYAIYRGEEKLLETPGDNRELPAVVAYVLSGEKMLAGSWVRRMVSGLLQAMVVLMEIEDENGWSHSQRVARLAERVGKKLGLSEERLSLLKEYAMLHDVGKIGIEQLMLYTPTRIRIFEQYPQDHTIMGSVFLASLEVLWDAVPIVRHHHENWDGTGYPDGLKGEEIPLEARIIAVCDYYDVLTNFVSSEWEGRAKTHDEAVEIIKKESGKKFDPSVVDAFLKVFSDEAVE, from the coding sequence ATGAAGTGCTTTTTCGAGGAAGAAGACTTTGAAAAAATCGTGGAGAAGATAGACAGGCTTTACACGAGAGTGGATGATCTGGAGGAATCAGATATAGCCTTCTTAAAGAAGAAGATTCCCTTCTCCGGTGTTTCGGTTGTGAGAGAAAAAGATGGTTACGCAATCTACAGGGGAGAGGAAAAACTTCTGGAGACTCCTGGAGACAACAGAGAACTCCCGGCTGTCGTGGCTTATGTTCTTTCAGGTGAGAAAATGCTCGCTGGAAGCTGGGTTCGGAGAATGGTGAGTGGTCTTCTTCAGGCGATGGTGGTTCTGATGGAGATAGAGGATGAGAACGGCTGGAGTCATTCTCAGAGGGTGGCAAGGCTTGCTGAACGCGTTGGGAAAAAACTGGGACTCTCCGAAGAGCGGCTTTCTCTTTTGAAGGAATACGCCATGCTCCACGACGTTGGAAAGATAGGTATCGAACAACTAATGCTCTACACACCAACGAGGATCCGGATATTCGAGCAATACCCCCAGGATCACACGATCATGGGTTCTGTTTTTCTGGCGTCTCTTGAAGTACTCTGGGATGCCGTTCCCATCGTAAGACACCACCACGAAAACTGGGATGGAACGGGTTATCCGGATGGTCTCAAGGGTGAGGAGATACCTCTTGAAGCACGCATCATAGCCGTTTGTGACTATTACGACGTTCTCACCAATTTCGTCTCGTCCGAGTGGGAAGGGCGCGCGAAGACCCACGACGAGGCTGTAGAGATCATCAAAAAGGAATCGGGGAAAAAATTTGATCCGTCGGTGGTGGATGCTTTCCTGAAGGTATTCTCAGACGAGGCTGTCGAGTAA
- a CDS encoding metallophosphoesterase, producing MKRVFISDLHIGDGSAKDDFFFDSELSDFLEDILNEKEVELFIVGDGFEILESRVVKELGLVSFDEVLKSLDDTVINEIEKKHEKIFETLKKFAKRHTIYYVVGNHDYHILKNKNLQKALKERFEHLEILPYYYDEKTKLLVLHGNQFDVINRFSLDRKSGKVIPPLGDFIARYMMVNFDENVINFAPEEVVRDYDNVRPLLDVFHWFEYVTEIYDIGVDLVELWLKSFLTMLKTSEAKRWMRNNFPRTHWISRLFVNRFGGLEMGRILVRTVYTFRKLRRVDYLQKWARIVLKGSQKWKRFMVGYAEDLDKIDRVDILVMGHVHHFTYRIVPAPDGKKLYVNCGSWRPVLEKIGMKRKHGFHKKAELPKITMDFSNGRVEVKASITNMIGKI from the coding sequence ATAAAGAGAGTCTTCATAAGCGATCTTCACATAGGAGATGGGTCCGCCAAGGATGATTTCTTTTTCGATAGCGAACTTTCAGATTTTCTGGAAGACATACTGAATGAAAAAGAAGTGGAACTCTTCATCGTAGGAGACGGCTTTGAGATTCTCGAAAGCCGTGTTGTGAAAGAACTGGGGCTTGTCTCCTTCGATGAAGTACTGAAGAGCCTCGATGACACCGTAATAAACGAGATAGAGAAAAAGCATGAAAAGATCTTCGAAACACTCAAGAAGTTCGCAAAAAGACACACCATCTACTACGTGGTGGGAAATCACGATTATCATATTCTCAAAAACAAAAACCTGCAAAAGGCTTTGAAGGAAAGATTCGAGCACCTTGAGATCCTGCCCTACTACTACGATGAAAAAACAAAGCTCCTAGTTCTTCACGGTAACCAGTTCGACGTTATAAATCGCTTCTCACTGGACAGAAAAAGCGGAAAAGTAATACCACCGCTTGGCGATTTCATAGCGAGGTACATGATGGTGAACTTCGACGAAAACGTCATAAACTTTGCTCCAGAAGAGGTGGTACGAGACTATGACAACGTGAGACCTCTTCTCGATGTTTTTCACTGGTTCGAGTATGTAACGGAGATCTACGACATCGGTGTCGACCTGGTGGAACTCTGGTTGAAAAGCTTTCTCACCATGTTGAAAACGAGTGAAGCAAAGAGATGGATGAGAAACAACTTTCCAAGGACTCACTGGATCTCCAGGTTGTTCGTGAACAGGTTCGGTGGTCTGGAAATGGGCAGAATTCTTGTGAGGACGGTCTACACGTTCAGAAAACTTCGCAGGGTGGACTACCTTCAGAAGTGGGCCAGGATTGTACTGAAGGGAAGTCAAAAGTGGAAGAGATTCATGGTGGGCTACGCCGAAGATTTGGACAAAATTGACAGAGTCGATATACTTGTAATGGGACACGTTCACCACTTCACCTACAGGATAGTTCCAGCACCTGATGGAAAAAAACTGTACGTGAACTGTGGTAGCTGGAGGCCCGTTCTGGAAAAGATCGGGATGAAGAGAAAACACGGCTTTCACAAAAAGGCAGAGCTTCCGAAGATAACGATGGACTTTTCGAACGGCAGGGTTGAGGTGAAGGCGTCGATTACGAACATGATTGGAAAGATTTGA
- a CDS encoding type I phosphomannose isomerase catalytic subunit — protein sequence MTIKVLPKLRKQIWGSHRLGRMFGSEEKIGEVWLLSGHPLFITETSEGLDLNKDMEKILGKVFPRFPLLVKLISAEDWLSVQVHPDDEEAQKLEKEPWGKTEAWYFVENGQIAIGEDPEKIKEAFSSGNWDEALKKVNVQPGTFVFLPAGTVHALGPSGFLVEVQQSSDLTYRVYDWDRGRELHVEKAFKVMKKRKIEDLLIKNFEKFECEYFRIRKTREETLKGFCAIVVLERGELDGRRVEPFETFIVPEGESAYLNALALEIKLGSFFEGWGERT from the coding sequence ATGACGATCAAGGTTCTTCCAAAATTGAGGAAACAGATCTGGGGCAGCCATCGCCTTGGAAGAATGTTTGGATCGGAAGAGAAGATAGGTGAGGTTTGGCTTCTCTCAGGACATCCTCTGTTCATCACCGAAACATCGGAAGGCCTGGATCTCAACAAAGACATGGAGAAGATCTTGGGGAAGGTCTTTCCTCGCTTTCCACTCCTTGTGAAACTCATCTCCGCCGAAGACTGGCTCTCGGTACAGGTGCATCCAGACGACGAAGAAGCACAGAAACTGGAAAAGGAACCCTGGGGGAAGACGGAAGCATGGTACTTCGTGGAAAACGGACAGATAGCCATTGGGGAAGATCCTGAAAAAATCAAAGAAGCATTTTCGAGTGGAAACTGGGATGAAGCGTTGAAAAAGGTGAATGTCCAGCCCGGAACTTTTGTCTTTCTTCCCGCAGGAACGGTGCACGCACTGGGGCCCAGCGGCTTTCTTGTGGAAGTTCAGCAGTCTTCAGATCTCACCTACAGAGTCTACGACTGGGACCGGGGCAGAGAGCTCCACGTGGAAAAGGCTTTCAAGGTGATGAAAAAAAGAAAGATTGAAGATCTTCTGATAAAGAACTTCGAAAAGTTCGAGTGTGAATACTTCAGGATCAGAAAGACGCGCGAGGAAACTCTGAAGGGGTTTTGTGCAATCGTTGTTCTTGAAAGAGGAGAGCTCGATGGAAGAAGGGTAGAACCCTTTGAAACGTTCATCGTTCCAGAGGGAGAGAGTGCCTATTTGAACGCACTCGCTCTTGAAATAAAACTTGGCAGTTTCTTCGAAGGATGGGGTGAGAGAACATAA